In Thauera sp. JM12B12, one DNA window encodes the following:
- the rnr gene encoding ribonuclease R: protein MTRKTKKTEKKHGARTPSHKAATSSTRHSPRREQPGRGGEDLARSAVEPAQHAGATAVRGPGRSRAARKAAAAQASAIRLADPFHARETLQYENPLPSREYVLQILAERGVPMPFAELAAALDIAPHELDFFDRRLRAMERDGQLVRNRRDAYLLPAKADLIKGRVEGHPDGFGFVRRDDGEPDIFLGPKEMREVLHGDRVIVRIAGQDRRGRPEGKLVEILERANSRVVGRVINEHGVMIVVPENRRLAQDILVAPGGRKKPEPGQIVTVELVEQPTKFAQPIGRIVEVLGNYADPGMEIEIALRKHDLPFDFSSEAKAQTRKLPDTVRKKDWAGREDLTKLPLVTIDGETAKDFDDAVYCERQGKGYRLIVAIADVSHYVDAASALDKDAFDRGNSVYFPRRVIPMLPEKLSNGLCSLNPQVERLAMVADMAISANGEIKNYRFYPAVIWSHARLTYTRVAAALYDKDPAVRAELGALLPHLENLDALFRVLLKARAKRGAIDFETTETRMIFDDNGKIAQIVPEVRNDAHRLIEECMLAANVCASDFLASREHPALYRIHDSPSEDKLAKLREFLKEFGLGLGGGDEPRASDFAKLLEQVKDRPDAQLLQTVMLRSLKQAMYSPDNVGHFGLAYESYTHFTSPIRRYPDLLIHRGIKAALGGEQYRPGDWEQIGLHCSMTERRADEATREVVAFLKCYFMQDRVGEEFTGSVSAVVPFGLFVALDDIFIEGLLHISDLGSDYFHYDETRHALMGERTGKQFRLSDRVKVQLVRVDMATNKIDFRLIEGPLPVAPKAPAQPAEPVAAAALPEAGKKARKPRAKKGAAEPVVDAAPAQPIEAPTVQSPVPAAEPATAKSRSKGGKKSAAEPVAELATAPAADVPARVAAAAEPKARSKRAKKAAANQAAEAAPAPVEDGLAAVPEPVAAQSRSKRAKKAAAEPVGEVAPAPIVAPAAVATASATPPASKPRAARAKKTAVNPAVEVPVAVPEVAEPKPRKSRARRAAVAPVVETLAAAQEPAQAKPRKAGAKKAAAETAAAPVAPAARPEPSEPKPRKVRAKKAAAAPVAAAAAEALESAPPTPTAAPARRAGRKTTPKGSDRG from the coding sequence ATGACTCGCAAAACGAAAAAAACCGAAAAGAAGCACGGCGCCCGGACCCCCAGCCACAAGGCGGCCACCTCGTCCACAAGGCACTCGCCGCGCCGCGAACAGCCAGGCCGCGGGGGAGAGGACCTCGCGAGGTCCGCCGTCGAGCCTGCGCAGCACGCGGGCGCCACTGCGGTGCGCGGCCCCGGCCGCAGCCGCGCGGCGCGCAAGGCGGCAGCGGCGCAGGCGAGCGCCATCCGCCTCGCCGATCCCTTCCACGCCCGCGAGACCCTGCAGTACGAGAACCCGCTGCCCAGCCGTGAATACGTGCTGCAGATCCTCGCCGAGCGCGGCGTGCCGATGCCCTTCGCCGAGCTTGCCGCCGCACTCGACATCGCGCCGCACGAGCTCGACTTCTTCGACCGCCGCCTGCGCGCGATGGAGCGTGACGGCCAACTCGTCCGCAACCGCCGCGACGCCTACCTGCTGCCGGCCAAGGCCGACCTGATCAAGGGCCGCGTCGAGGGCCACCCCGACGGCTTCGGCTTCGTGCGCCGCGACGACGGCGAGCCCGACATCTTCCTCGGCCCCAAGGAGATGCGCGAGGTGCTGCACGGCGACCGCGTGATCGTGCGCATCGCCGGCCAGGACCGCCGCGGTCGCCCCGAGGGCAAGCTGGTCGAGATCCTCGAGCGCGCCAACTCGCGCGTCGTAGGGCGCGTGATCAACGAGCACGGCGTGATGATCGTCGTGCCCGAGAACCGCCGCCTGGCGCAGGACATCCTGGTCGCCCCGGGCGGGCGCAAGAAGCCCGAGCCGGGCCAGATCGTCACCGTGGAGCTGGTCGAGCAGCCCACCAAGTTCGCCCAGCCGATCGGGCGCATCGTCGAGGTGCTCGGCAACTACGCCGACCCCGGCATGGAGATCGAAATCGCGCTGCGCAAGCACGACCTGCCCTTCGACTTTTCGTCCGAGGCCAAGGCGCAGACGCGCAAGCTGCCCGACACCGTGCGCAAGAAGGACTGGGCCGGCCGCGAGGACCTCACCAAGTTGCCGCTGGTCACCATCGACGGCGAGACCGCGAAGGACTTCGACGACGCGGTGTACTGCGAGCGGCAGGGCAAGGGCTACCGCCTGATCGTCGCCATCGCCGACGTCTCGCACTACGTCGACGCCGCCAGCGCGCTCGACAAGGACGCCTTCGACCGCGGCAACTCGGTCTACTTCCCGCGCCGCGTCATCCCGATGCTGCCCGAGAAGCTCTCCAACGGCCTGTGTTCGCTCAATCCGCAGGTCGAGCGCCTGGCGATGGTGGCCGACATGGCCATCTCGGCCAACGGCGAAATCAAGAACTACCGCTTCTACCCCGCGGTGATCTGGTCGCATGCGCGCCTGACCTACACCAGGGTCGCCGCCGCGCTCTACGACAAGGACCCGGCGGTGCGCGCCGAACTCGGCGCGCTGCTGCCCCACCTTGAGAACCTCGACGCGCTGTTCCGCGTGCTGCTGAAGGCGCGCGCCAAGCGCGGCGCGATCGACTTCGAGACCACCGAGACGCGGATGATCTTCGATGACAACGGCAAGATCGCGCAGATCGTGCCCGAGGTGCGCAACGACGCCCACCGCCTGATCGAGGAGTGCATGCTCGCCGCCAACGTGTGCGCCTCCGACTTCCTCGCCAGCCGCGAGCATCCGGCGCTGTATCGCATCCACGACTCCCCCTCCGAGGACAAGCTCGCCAAGCTGCGCGAGTTCCTCAAGGAGTTCGGCCTCGGCCTGGGCGGGGGCGACGAGCCGCGTGCGAGCGACTTCGCAAAGCTGCTCGAGCAGGTCAAGGACCGCCCCGATGCGCAGCTGCTGCAGACCGTGATGCTGCGCTCGTTGAAGCAGGCGATGTACAGCCCGGACAACGTCGGCCACTTCGGTCTCGCCTACGAGTCCTACACCCACTTCACCTCGCCGATCCGGCGCTATCCCGACCTGCTGATCCACCGCGGCATCAAGGCCGCGCTCGGCGGTGAGCAATACCGCCCCGGCGACTGGGAGCAGATCGGCCTGCACTGCTCGATGACCGAGCGCCGCGCCGACGAGGCCACCCGCGAAGTGGTCGCCTTCCTCAAGTGCTACTTCATGCAGGACCGCGTTGGCGAGGAGTTCACCGGCAGCGTGTCGGCGGTCGTGCCCTTCGGCCTCTTCGTCGCGCTCGACGACATCTTCATCGAGGGCCTGCTGCACATCTCCGACCTCGGCAGCGACTACTTCCACTACGACGAGACGCGCCACGCCCTCATGGGCGAGCGCACCGGCAAGCAGTTCCGCCTGTCGGACCGGGTGAAGGTGCAACTGGTGCGCGTCGACATGGCGACCAACAAGATCGACTTCCGCCTGATCGAAGGGCCGCTGCCGGTCGCGCCGAAGGCGCCCGCGCAGCCCGCCGAGCCGGTGGCTGCGGCCGCCCTCCCGGAAGCCGGGAAGAAGGCGCGCAAGCCGCGCGCGAAGAAGGGCGCGGCCGAGCCGGTGGTCGACGCTGCGCCTGCGCAGCCCATCGAGGCCCCGACCGTGCAGTCGCCGGTCCCCGCTGCAGAGCCCGCCACGGCGAAGTCCCGCAGCAAGGGTGGGAAGAAGTCGGCCGCCGAGCCGGTGGCGGAACTCGCGACTGCGCCCGCCGCTGATGTCCCGGCCCGTGTCGCCGCGGCGGCCGAGCCCAAGGCGCGCAGCAAACGTGCGAAGAAAGCCGCCGCGAACCAGGCCGCCGAGGCGGCACCTGCGCCGGTCGAGGACGGCCTCGCTGCCGTTCCCGAGCCCGTTGCGGCCCAGAGCCGCAGCAAGCGTGCGAAGAAGGCCGCGGCGGAACCTGTCGGCGAGGTGGCGCCGGCGCCGATTGTGGCGCCTGCGGCCGTCGCCACGGCGTCCGCCACGCCCCCGGCGTCCAAGCCGCGTGCCGCGCGCGCGAAAAAGACGGCCGTCAACCCGGCCGTCGAAGTGCCCGTCGCCGTGCCGGAGGTGGCCGAACCGAAGCCCCGCAAGTCACGGGCGAGGAGGGCCGCCGTCGCGCCGGTCGTCGAGACGCTCGCCGCGGCGCAGGAGCCCGCTCAGGCGAAACCGCGCAAGGCAGGCGCAAAGAAGGCAGCAGCCGAAACGGCTGCCGCTCCGGTAGCCCCGGCTGCGCGCCCGGAGCCCTCCGAGCCCAAACCCCGCAAGGTGCGTGCAAAGAAGGCCGCCGCCGCACCGGTCGCCGCAGCCGCAGCCGAGGCGCTAGAATCCGCGCCCCCGACTCCGACTGCAGCCCCGGCCCGCCGAGCCGGCCGCAAGACCACCCCCAAGGGCTCCGACCGTGGCTAA
- a CDS encoding adenylosuccinate synthase — MAKNVVVVGTQWGDEGKGKIVDWLTDHAKGVVRFQGGHNAGHTLVIGQNEYKLNLVPSGIVREGVACFIGNGVVLDAHHLLSEIRTLEAGGIKVRERLRISPGCPLILGYHAALDRAREAAKSAGDKIGTTGKGIGPTYEDKVARRALRVYDLFDRERFAAKLKANLEYHNFVLTQHLGAEAVDFQPVFDQAMADAEELLPMVADVSAELYAINKSGGSLLFEGAQGTLLDIDHGTYPFVTSSNCVAGQAAAGSGVGPSRLHYVLGITKAYCTRVGGGPFPTELDIETKGAPGEQMSTKGREFGTVTGRKRRCGWLDLAALKRSIIINGVTGLCITKLDVLDGLPELKLCTGYMLDGKRIDLLPMGSEEVTRCEPIYETMKGWSGTTFGAQSWDALPQEARAYLHRIEEICEIPIDVISTGPERDETILRRHPFGA, encoded by the coding sequence ATGGCAAAGAACGTCGTCGTTGTCGGTACCCAATGGGGCGATGAGGGCAAAGGCAAGATCGTCGACTGGCTGACCGACCACGCGAAAGGGGTCGTGCGCTTCCAGGGCGGTCACAACGCCGGTCACACGCTGGTGATCGGTCAGAACGAGTACAAGCTCAACCTCGTGCCCTCGGGCATCGTGCGTGAAGGCGTGGCCTGTTTCATCGGCAATGGGGTGGTGCTCGATGCGCATCACCTGCTGTCCGAGATCCGCACCCTCGAGGCTGGCGGCATCAAGGTGCGCGAGCGCCTGCGCATCAGCCCGGGTTGCCCGCTGATCCTCGGCTACCATGCCGCGCTCGATCGCGCGCGCGAGGCCGCGAAGTCGGCCGGCGACAAGATCGGCACCACCGGCAAGGGCATCGGCCCGACCTACGAGGACAAGGTCGCGCGCCGCGCGCTGCGCGTCTATGACCTCTTCGACCGCGAGCGTTTCGCTGCCAAGCTCAAGGCCAACCTCGAGTACCACAACTTCGTGCTCACCCAGCACCTGGGCGCCGAGGCGGTGGACTTCCAGCCGGTGTTCGACCAGGCCATGGCGGACGCCGAGGAACTGCTGCCGATGGTGGCCGACGTCTCGGCCGAGCTGTACGCGATCAACAAGTCCGGTGGCTCGCTGCTGTTCGAGGGCGCGCAGGGCACGCTGCTCGACATCGACCACGGCACCTATCCGTTCGTGACCTCGAGCAACTGCGTCGCCGGTCAGGCTGCGGCGGGTTCGGGCGTGGGTCCGAGCCGCCTGCACTATGTTCTCGGCATCACCAAGGCCTACTGCACGCGTGTCGGGGGCGGACCGTTCCCGACCGAGCTCGACATCGAGACCAAAGGCGCGCCCGGCGAACAGATGTCGACCAAGGGGCGCGAGTTCGGCACCGTCACCGGCCGCAAGCGCCGCTGCGGCTGGCTGGATCTGGCCGCGCTCAAGCGCTCGATCATCATCAACGGCGTCACCGGCCTGTGCATCACCAAGCTCGACGTGCTCGACGGGTTGCCGGAGCTCAAGCTGTGCACCGGCTACATGCTCGACGGCAAGCGCATCGACCTGCTGCCGATGGGCTCGGAGGAGGTCACGCGCTGCGAGCCCATCTACGAGACCATGAAGGGCTGGAGCGGCACCACCTTCGGCGCGCAGAGCTGGGACGCGCTGCCGCAGGAGGCGCGTGCTTACCTGCACCGCATCGAGGAGATCTGCGAGATCCCGATCGACGTGATTTCCACTGGCCCCGAGCGCGACGAAACCATCCTGCGTCGCCATCCGTTTGGCGCCTGA
- a CDS encoding ATP phosphoribosyltransferase regulatory subunit, whose product MRWVLPDHIQDALPSDAHQIEALRRRLLDAFRVRGYQLVIPPLLEYLDSLTTGAGEDLKLRTYKLVDQLSGRSMGVRADMTPQVTRIDAHLLNRRGVSRLCYCGSVLHTLPSSLTATREPLQLGAELYGHAGIEADVEILRLLAEVLRLAEVPASRIDIGHVGIFHALAARAGLVPGRERELFDLLQAKDVPELKRMLADVAEPARSALLALPELYGGPDVLDEAAARLPQDAEIGRLLGELRQLAAALADLPVSFDLADLRGYNYHSGVVFAAYGAESPAALALGGRYDRVGEAFGRARPAVGFSLDLRELVWRLPSTSTMAGAVLAPLDGDGALAAEVAALRARGEIVLNALPGHDGTWNEAGCDRQLVKRGDRWAVVPLQGE is encoded by the coding sequence ATGCGCTGGGTACTGCCCGACCACATCCAGGACGCCCTGCCGTCCGATGCCCACCAGATCGAGGCGCTGCGCCGCCGGTTGCTCGACGCCTTCCGGGTGCGCGGCTACCAGCTCGTGATCCCGCCGCTGCTCGAGTATCTCGACTCGCTGACCACCGGCGCCGGGGAGGATCTCAAGCTACGCACCTACAAGCTGGTCGACCAGTTGTCGGGGCGCAGCATGGGTGTGCGTGCCGACATGACGCCGCAAGTCACCCGTATCGATGCGCACCTGCTCAACCGCAGGGGTGTTTCACGGCTGTGCTATTGCGGCAGCGTGCTCCACACCCTGCCGTCTTCGCTGACCGCCACGCGCGAGCCGCTGCAGCTCGGCGCCGAGCTCTACGGCCATGCCGGGATCGAGGCGGATGTCGAGATCCTGCGTCTGCTCGCCGAGGTGCTGCGCCTGGCCGAAGTGCCGGCGTCGCGCATCGACATCGGTCACGTCGGCATCTTCCATGCGCTGGCCGCGCGTGCCGGGCTGGTGCCCGGGCGCGAGCGGGAGCTGTTCGATCTGCTGCAGGCGAAGGACGTGCCCGAGCTCAAGCGCATGCTCGCCGACGTCGCCGAGCCGGCGCGCAGCGCGCTGCTTGCGCTGCCCGAGCTCTATGGCGGACCGGATGTGCTCGACGAGGCTGCGGCGCGTCTGCCGCAGGACGCGGAGATCGGGCGCCTGCTCGGCGAACTCCGCCAGCTGGCGGCGGCGCTCGCGGACCTGCCGGTGAGTTTCGATCTCGCCGACCTGCGCGGCTACAACTATCACAGCGGAGTCGTGTTCGCGGCCTATGGCGCGGAGTCGCCGGCCGCGCTCGCGCTCGGCGGCCGTTACGACCGTGTCGGGGAGGCCTTTGGTCGCGCCCGTCCGGCGGTGGGTTTCAGCCTCGACCTGCGCGAGCTCGTGTGGCGCCTGCCGAGCACGAGCACGATGGCCGGTGCCGTGCTCGCCCCGCTGGACGGCGATGGCGCACTCGCTGCCGAAGTGGCGGCCTTGCGCGCCCGTGGCGAGATCGTGCTCAACGCACTGCCCGGACATGATGGAACTTGGAACGAAGCCGGCTGCGACCGGCAACTGGTGAAGCGGGGCGATCGCTGGGCGGTCGTGCCGTTACAGGGAGAGTAA
- a CDS encoding DUF2065 domain-containing protein produces MGSSLLTAFALMLIIEGLLPFIAPAAWRETFLRLASMADGQIRFIGLTSMLVGTILLFLFL; encoded by the coding sequence ATGGGAAGCTCGCTCCTCACGGCCTTCGCGCTGATGCTGATCATCGAAGGCCTGTTGCCCTTCATCGCGCCAGCCGCCTGGCGCGAAACTTTTTTGCGTCTCGCCAGCATGGCTGACGGTCAGATCCGTTTCATCGGCCTGACCTCCATGCTGGTCGGGACGATCCTGCTCTTTCTTTTCCTCTGA
- the hflC gene encoding protease modulator HflC: MRDKMSLIGGTLLLIVVIASMSLFTVDQRQYAIVFQLGEVKEVISEPGLNVKLPFIQNVRYFDKRILTMDTPEPERFITSEKKNVLVDHFVKWRIVDPQLYYESVAGDEARARTRLTQTVNAGLREEFGRRTVHDVVSGERDTIMEQMRERADRDARTIGVQIVDVRLKRVDLPNEVSESVYRRMEAERKRVANELRSLGAAEAERIRADADRQREVIIAEAYRSSQEIMGEGDARATAIYADAFGKDREFYSFYRSLEAYRSSFSGKDDVLVLDPSSDFFRFMKDAGGAPRN, translated from the coding sequence ATGCGTGACAAGATGTCCCTGATCGGCGGCACGCTGCTGCTGATCGTCGTGATCGCTTCGATGTCGCTGTTCACCGTAGACCAGCGCCAGTACGCGATCGTGTTCCAGCTTGGCGAGGTCAAGGAGGTCATCTCCGAGCCCGGCCTCAACGTCAAGCTGCCCTTCATCCAGAACGTGCGCTACTTCGACAAGCGCATCCTGACGATGGACACGCCCGAGCCCGAGCGTTTCATCACCTCCGAGAAGAAGAACGTGCTGGTCGACCACTTCGTGAAGTGGCGCATCGTCGACCCGCAGCTCTACTACGAGTCGGTGGCGGGTGACGAGGCGCGCGCGCGGACCCGGCTCACGCAGACCGTCAATGCCGGCCTGCGCGAGGAGTTCGGACGGCGGACGGTGCACGACGTGGTCTCCGGAGAGCGGGATACGATCATGGAGCAGATGCGCGAGCGCGCCGACCGCGATGCCCGCACCATCGGCGTGCAGATCGTGGACGTCCGCCTGAAGCGGGTCGACCTGCCCAACGAGGTGTCCGAGTCGGTCTATCGCCGCATGGAGGCCGAGCGCAAGCGGGTGGCCAACGAGCTGCGCTCGCTGGGTGCCGCGGAGGCCGAGCGCATCCGCGCCGACGCCGACCGCCAGCGCGAGGTCATCATCGCCGAAGCCTATCGCTCCTCGCAGGAGATCATGGGTGAGGGCGACGCGCGCGCCACGGCGATCTACGCCGACGCCTTCGGCAAGGATCGCGAGTTCTACTCCTTCTACCGCAGCCTCGAGGCCTACCGTTCGAGCTTCTCGGGCAAGGACGACGTGCTGGTGCTCGATCCGAGCTCGGACTTCTTCCGCTTCATGAAGGACGCCGGAGGCGCGCCGCGCAACTGA
- the hflK gene encoding FtsH protease activity modulator HflK, giving the protein MSLNDPRWGGQGGGDGDRNDGNRGDDNRNDDQRGDRNRGPNQGPPDLEEVWRDFNQRLTGMFGGKRGGRGGGAGGGGGGGAPQLPSFSFKQFGGGIGVLLVLVLVVWLASGFYTVDANQRGVVLRLGKYVATTEPGLRWRLPAPFETHEIVDLTGVRTVEVGYRGSERNKVLRESLMLTDDENIINIQFAVQYVLNSPENYVFNNRFPDEAVAQAAETGMREIVGKSRMDFVLYEGREEIATTAHELMQRILDRYETGIQISRVTMQNAQPPEQVQAAFDDAVKAGQDRERQKNEGEAYANDVVPRARGTASRLVEEANAYRERVVANAEGEASRFRQVFAEYSRAPEVTRERLYLDTMQQVMASTSKVMIDAQGNGNLLMLPLDKLMQQAGAKPAAAQPQPDSQSAAGLAANAPVPGFDPRNREGMFSRERGVR; this is encoded by the coding sequence ATGTCACTCAATGATCCACGCTGGGGTGGCCAGGGCGGCGGCGATGGCGACCGCAACGACGGCAATCGCGGCGACGACAACCGCAACGACGACCAGCGCGGCGACCGCAATCGTGGCCCCAACCAGGGCCCGCCCGACCTCGAGGAGGTGTGGCGCGACTTCAACCAGCGCCTGACCGGCATGTTCGGCGGCAAGCGCGGCGGTCGCGGCGGTGGCGCCGGCGGCGGAGGTGGTGGCGGCGCGCCGCAACTGCCGAGCTTCTCCTTCAAGCAGTTCGGCGGCGGCATCGGCGTGCTGCTGGTGCTCGTGCTGGTCGTGTGGCTGGCGAGCGGCTTCTACACGGTCGATGCCAACCAGCGTGGCGTCGTCCTGCGCCTCGGCAAGTACGTCGCCACCACCGAGCCCGGCCTGCGCTGGCGCTTGCCGGCGCCCTTCGAAACCCATGAGATCGTCGATCTCACCGGGGTGCGCACCGTCGAGGTGGGCTATCGCGGTTCCGAGCGCAACAAGGTCCTGCGCGAGTCGCTGATGCTCACCGACGACGAGAACATCATCAACATCCAGTTCGCGGTGCAGTACGTCCTGAACAGCCCCGAGAACTACGTCTTCAACAACCGCTTCCCCGACGAGGCGGTGGCGCAGGCCGCCGAGACCGGCATGCGCGAGATCGTCGGCAAGAGCCGCATGGACTTCGTGCTCTACGAGGGGCGCGAGGAGATCGCGACCACCGCGCACGAGCTCATGCAGCGCATCCTCGACCGCTACGAGACCGGCATCCAGATCAGCCGCGTGACCATGCAGAACGCCCAGCCGCCCGAGCAGGTGCAGGCCGCGTTCGATGATGCGGTCAAGGCCGGCCAGGACCGCGAGCGCCAGAAGAACGAGGGCGAGGCCTACGCCAACGACGTCGTGCCGCGTGCGCGTGGTACCGCGTCCCGCCTCGTCGAGGAAGCCAATGCCTACCGCGAGCGCGTCGTCGCCAACGCAGAAGGTGAGGCGAGCCGCTTCAGACAGGTGTTCGCCGAATACAGCCGCGCGCCGGAAGTTACCCGCGAACGCCTGTACCTCGACACGATGCAGCAGGTCATGGCCAGCACCTCCAAGGTCATGATCGACGCGCAGGGCAACGGCAACCTGCTGATGCTGCCGCTCGACAAGCTCATGCAGCAGGCGGGCGCCAAGCCTGCCGCCGCGCAGCCGCAGCCCGACTCGCAGTCGGCCGCCGGCCTCGCGGCCAACGCGCCGGTGCCGGGCTTCGATCCGCGCAACCGGGAAGGAATGTTCAGTCGTGAGCGGGGAGTGCGCTGA
- the hflX gene encoding ribosome rescue GTPase HflX, with the protein MFERPASGERAVLVQLDLGQGAIDERLSELKLLVLSAGASVEAVVQGKRAAPDPKLFAGSGKVQEIGEALRAHGADIVIFNHALSPAQQRNLERELQCMVIDRTALILDIFAQRARSHEGKLQVELAQLEHLATRLVRGWTHLERQKGGIGLRGPGEKQLETDRRLLGNRVKMLKSRLAQIEKQRKVRRRARERRDVLSVSLVGYTNAGKSTLFNAMTKAGAYAADQLFATLDTTSRRLYVGGEQGGVNVVLSDTVGFIRDLPHALVAAFQATLEETAHADLLLHVVDSASEDRDAQIEAVNQVLAEIGAADVPQILVWNKIDLTRAAPAVERGDCDKIRRIFLSARTGEGLGLLRDALAEVAQQTFGDNAVRLAGLADERPEQT; encoded by the coding sequence ATGTTTGAGCGTCCCGCCTCCGGTGAGCGTGCGGTTCTCGTCCAGCTCGACCTCGGTCAGGGCGCGATCGACGAGCGCCTCTCCGAACTCAAGCTGCTCGTCCTCAGTGCGGGAGCGAGCGTCGAGGCCGTGGTGCAGGGCAAGCGCGCCGCGCCCGATCCGAAGCTCTTCGCCGGCAGCGGCAAGGTCCAGGAGATCGGCGAGGCCCTGCGCGCGCACGGCGCCGATATCGTGATCTTCAATCACGCGCTGTCGCCGGCGCAGCAGCGCAACCTCGAGCGCGAGTTGCAGTGCATGGTCATCGATCGCACCGCGCTGATCCTCGACATCTTCGCCCAGCGCGCGCGCAGCCACGAAGGCAAGCTGCAGGTCGAACTCGCCCAGCTCGAGCATCTGGCCACGCGGCTGGTGCGCGGCTGGACTCACCTCGAGCGCCAGAAGGGTGGCATCGGCCTGCGCGGACCGGGCGAGAAGCAGCTCGAGACCGACCGCCGCCTGCTCGGCAACCGGGTCAAGATGCTCAAGTCCCGCCTCGCGCAGATCGAGAAGCAGCGCAAGGTTCGCCGCCGCGCAAGGGAACGCCGCGACGTTCTGTCGGTCTCTCTCGTCGGTTACACCAATGCGGGCAAGTCGACGCTGTTCAATGCGATGACGAAGGCGGGGGCCTATGCGGCCGACCAGCTCTTCGCGACGCTCGACACCACGTCCCGTCGTCTGTATGTCGGCGGCGAGCAGGGTGGCGTCAATGTCGTGCTGTCGGACACCGTCGGCTTCATCCGCGACCTTCCGCATGCGCTGGTCGCGGCGTTCCAGGCGACACTCGAGGAAACCGCGCACGCCGACCTGCTGCTTCATGTGGTGGATTCGGCGAGCGAGGATCGTGACGCCCAGATCGAGGCGGTGAACCAGGTCCTTGCCGAGATCGGGGCGGCCGACGTGCCGCAGATCCTGGTGTGGAACAAGATCGACCTTACTCGGGCCGCGCCGGCGGTCGAGCGGGGCGACTGTGATAAGATCAGGCGCATTTTTTTGAGCGCCCGAACGGGGGAAGGTCTCGGCCTGCTTCGCGACGCGCTTGCCGAAGTGGCTCAGCAGACCTTTGGTGACAACGCCGTCCGGCTCGCCGGACTGGCCGACGAGCGACCAGAACAAACGTGA
- the hfq gene encoding RNA chaperone Hfq, with protein MSNKGQLLQDPFLNTLRREHIPVSIYLVNGIKLQGQVESFDQYVVLLKNTVTQMVYKHAISTVVPARPVVIQQEEGSN; from the coding sequence ATGAGCAATAAAGGGCAACTTCTACAAGACCCCTTCCTCAACACCCTGCGTCGCGAACACATTCCGGTGTCCATCTACCTCGTGAACGGCATCAAGCTGCAGGGCCAGGTCGAGTCCTTCGACCAGTACGTCGTTCTGCTCAAGAACACCGTGACGCAGATGGTCTACAAGCACGCCATCTCGACCGTGGTGCCGGCCCGTCCGGTCGTCATCCAGCAGGAAGAGGGCAGCAACTGA